A single genomic interval of Eurosta solidaginis isolate ZX-2024a chromosome 3, ASM4086904v1, whole genome shotgun sequence harbors:
- the LOC137246409 gene encoding lysozyme 1: MSPRTPAQRTVTPFLAATNNATSTSTATLTSAFICCCIIWLLLAHAPASIQMRRLQRCELAGKLYILDVPKSDLPLWLCIAEYESRYNTHVVGNRNADGSSDYGLFQISSRYWCHPDVGIVKYYAFNECNVNCSALLQDDITETVQCARTIQRRQGWSAWSVYSFYCNRTLREVDDCFE, translated from the coding sequence atgtcaCCAAGAACACCCGCACAACGTACAGTGACACCGTTTTTAGCAGCAACCAACAATGCCACCTCCACCTCCACAGCTACGCTAACAAGCGCATTCATTTGTTGTTGCATTATTTGGCTATTGCTCGCTCACGCACCCGCCTCCATTCAAATGCGTCGTCTGCAACGCTGCGAACTTGCCGGTAAATTATATATTTTGGATGTGCCAAAATCGGATTTGCCGTTGTGGTTATGCATTGCCGAATATGAGAGCCGTTATAATACGCACGTGGTGGGCAATCGTAATGCAGACGGCTCCAGTGATTATGGCCTATTTCAAATAAGCAGTCGTTATTGGTGTCATCCGGATGTTGGCATCGTCAAATATTATGCATTTAATGAGTGTAATGTCAATTGTAGCGCTTTGCTACAGGACGATATCACTGAGACGGTACAATGTGCTCGCACCATTCAACGTCGTCAAGGATGGAGTGCTTGGAGTGTTTATTCGTTTTATTGTAATCGTACGTTGAGAGAAGTTGATGATTGTTTTGAATGA
- the LOC137243829 gene encoding uncharacterized protein, producing MRITNADLKEDNRNLIDALKATQDNFRKEFSNMKVCERRMREQQDALSKMQSTISIKTANTARLLERIQDYEKMVTKMNFERNLAKRENRFFRAIIGKLQRSKNECFTIEKEEIYKQYGHEYDEKPVDCNKNYETNYYDMLKARGDFHAEYLLKQKLCVNYSNTSTKYNKVEKCERDMPESSALVKNCYMHDGCSPHRRQYQHHQCGIGSGSSRYSIGVGDGTNIACDELECSDHEPGFPIRYTISDASMFAGCGECGGGVPCTSRSNSCTSLQANFSTCSVFGSCREGSPPPPNRREYATQPKKKHHQLSNVDGIRFVYSKFGNFQ from the exons ATGCGCATTACTAATGCCGATTTGAAAGAAGATAATCGTAATTTAATCGATGCTTTGAAAGCTACTCAAGATAATTTCCGTAAAGAATTTTCGAATATGAAAGTGTGTGAAAGAAGAATGCGTGAACAACAGGATGCTCTTAGTAAAATGCAA TCGACGATTTCCATCAAGACAGCAAATACGGCACGACTACTCGAACGCATTCAAGATTATGAAAAAATGGTAACCAAAATGAATTTCGAACGTAATTTGGCCAAACGTGAGAATCGTTTCTTCCGTGCCATTATCGGCAAATTACAACGAAGCAAAAATGAATGTTTCACCATTGAAAAGGAAGAAATCTATAAGCAATATGGTCATGAATATGATGAGAAACCAGTCGATTGTAATAAAAATTACGAAACGAATTATTATGATATGTTGAAGGCGCGCGGTGATTTCCATGCAGAATATTTACTCAAGCAAAAATTATGTGTAAACTATAGTAATACTTCTACGAAATATAATAAAGTTGAGAAATGTGAACGCGATATGCCGGAGAGTAGCGCCTTAGTGAAAAATTGTTACATGCATGATGGTTGTAGTCCACATCGTCGTCAATATCAACATCATCAGTGTGGCATCGGAAGTGGGAGTAGTCGCTATAGCATTGGCGTTGGTGATGGCACTAACATTGCATGTGATGAATTGGAGTGTAGCGATCATGAGCCGGGATTTCCAATACGTTACACAATCAGCGATGCGAGCATGTTTGCTGGTTGCGGAGAGTGTGGCGGTGGTGTGCCATGTACATCTCGTTCCAATAGTTGTACATCATTGCAAGCAAATTTTTCCACCTGCAGTGTTTTTGGGAGCTGCCGAGAGGGGTCTCCGCCACCGCCCAATCGGCGGGAGTATGCGACGCAGCCG AAGAAGAAGCACCATCAATTATCCAATGTGGATGGCATACGCTTTGTTTAttcaaaatttggaaattttcaatGA